The following is a genomic window from Leptolyngbya sp. CCY15150.
ATCATCATTCAAGGCACACCCGGCCCACCGGGCGAAGACGGCATTGACGGACAAGACGGACAAAACGGAGTTGATGGAGCTATGGGGCCGCCTGGGCCCATGGGCCCAATGGGGCCGCCTGGGGAGAAGGGTGAGCCGGGCGATCGCGGTTTACCTGGTGAGGATGGATCCATGGAAGACTTCACCATCACCGGGTCGATCACCCTCTATCCCCCAGAATCTGAGGAGGTGCCCAGCTTAGAGGCAACCACAGCGGAGGGTTCGGCTGATATCCAGATTAAGTTACCCGCACCCATGAGGAGCCTATCGGCAGCGATCGACCCTGAAGCTGTAGAGCCGATCGTGGCAAGAACAGAAGAAACGCCCCCTGGCAACTACGTGTTGCTGTTGCCGGATGATGAGCTGTTTATCCCTCAACTCCAGTTCATTGAAGAAGGGGAGGACGCCTTCCCCATATTCGAGATGGTCGTTGAGGATGATGTGAGATACCTCAGATTAAGGTTGCCAGGAGCAGAAGACATGGGATTAGCTCGTAAGATCTTCAACTTGCTGGGCGGATACGAGTGGGAGTTCGACGAAAATGATAGGCCACAACGAACCATCAACCCTGAGCAGCTCCTAACCCTTCGGAGGGATTACCTCTATGCCTCGGACGGCAACGGAGATGCGGGGAATGATCACTCTAGGGATGACACGGTCTACACGTTGCCAGAGCTGCTGGAGGCTCTGATGGCGGTTAACCATCACCGCCTGGGTGCGTCTCAGTTCCCGATCGAATCACCTGAAAGCCTGCTTTCCTACACCGATGGCGCAGACCTCATCAAGCATCACGATCTAGCCAGCTTTCAAGCCTGGTTCCTTAAACAGTTTGACGCTGTGGTGGGAGAGTTCCCCATCAAGATCGAGATTGAGGATTCCGACCCTCTACAGGAGGGTAACCAGGTGCAGACCATCGAACTGCCTAACCTATCGGAGGCCATAGCAGAGCTGTATGCGATCGCGCAGATGAGCGCCACGTCATCTGATTTGTCGATTAACTTCCTTAGCCGCCTGGCCGCCGAAGTCATCGCCACCAAAAACTCAAGTCTCATCACCCAAGACTTTGTTAGGGCCCAAGCTGACTTTATGGGCTTTAAAGGAAACTCTGTTAAACGGAAGATCACCTATAACTTTGACCCGAAACATTTAGACAGCCTGGCTGAATTCCTCTCTGAGAGTGAGGCCTACGTCATCGGATACAAAAACGATGACCCAGAGACGCTAGTGGGTTTCCTTCAGCGGCTTCTGTTTTCAGCCGGCATCATCAAGGCTGCGTTTATGCGGCCTAGTGGTCAAACCGGGCAAGTTCAAGAGCAAATCGAGGCAATGCTTACCCGCGATGCCGCCGGCAATGATGAGGGGTGGGATGAGTTCATCCAGCGCATTAATACTTCCACGTCCCGATTTAATGCCGATGAGCAGACCCCTCAGCCGTTCATCCGAGATAGAAGCATTGACACCCCAGAACCTGGAGATCCTGAATAATGCCCATATCCCTAGCACCTAATCAGCTCTTGTCTAGAGTTGTACGATTCAACGCATCAAACGGAGTCACCGGAGGGGCGATCGTCCAGGGCAACGCTGGAGCAATCACCCAACCACGAAGAATCAACCTCTTAGCCCGCTTATCGGGTGGAGAGGATGACGGGGGAGGAGGGCTGCTCGATCGCATCTGGAATGCTGGCTCCGCCCTGGTGGGATTCATCGGGCGAATTCTGGGCGGGATAGGATTCTCCCTAACTCGTTTATGGGGCTGGCTAGTTGATCGCATTGAACAATTGAAGTCCTTCAACTGGAATGCAAGCGACACCCAGCTAGGATCCTTGATCGAAGCGCAAAACGTCCAGATTGCCAGCCTGTGGGGAGGAGTTGTAGGGCAAGGACTAGGCTGGTTAGCGGGGATTGGAGTCGGTTATGGCGTGGCGTTTCTATGCCCAGTGGTGGGCGGTTCGTTGCTGGCTAAGTCTGTCTCTGGACGAGTGGCAGAAGAGGCAGTAAGCGAGATTTTGCCCAACATGACCAACGCTCTCACCCAAACAGTCGGAGCCCTGGCAAACAACACCCTTATCTCTGGCTACATGCAGATCCGCCGCCTGATCAAGTCGGCAGACTCAAGCCTGCTTACATCTGTCTTTGGAGAAGAAACAGCCCGATGGATACAGGACGAATGGGGGTCAGGCAATGGGCCCGACTTATCCTTTAACTCCCAAGTGGATGAGGCAATCGAGTCAATCGATAACACTGTTGTGCAAGCTTTTGTTGAAAACTTGCTAGACGAAGCCTGGGACAGCTTCCTAGAGGCTGGCTTCATCATTGCCCATGAGCTAGACGATGCATTCCAGCAGTCCCGAGCAGCAAACAACGCGATCGAAGGGCCAGAGAGAACCATCGAACTCACGCCAGACATCAACGCACCTACAGAGATCCTGACGTTCGAAGCTGTTCCCCAGACTCAGCTACAGACTCAGATTCAAACCACCATCAACACCCATAGACAGGTGTGGAATCGAGATGTAGGGCAGATTGTTGGGACAAGCTATGAGGAGCACACCAGAGCCCGCCCTCAGCTTCGGAAACTGTCTGTCGAATTTAAGGCCGTCCAAGCGCCGCCCTGGCGTAATGCTGATGGCACACAAGCTAAGACCGCTACCTATTCAATCCCGGATGTGCGTTTAGGTCTGAGCTGGCAAGACATTATTACGGCCTGCCCTCCCTACTCTTGGGGGAAATTTTGCGCAAGGGCAACGCTGGACAATCAGCGGCAGATGGCCGTCTACGGTGCCACGGCTGAGGAAGCACGGCAGCAGCTCCTTAGAATGCACACACTCAGCGATTCAACTATCCTCCGGCTTACGGTCTCGGAGGAAGAATTTGTGGCCGAGAGATTGCGAAAGCGCTCCACGCCTATGTTTCCCGTGTACGCCACGCTGATGGCCAGATATCAATCGTTAGACGCGCAAGGACGAACGACGCTAGACAATCGAACCTTCGACGAACAAACTCTAAGAATTCCGCTCTGGTTTGAGCCCCGAGGATTTACACCCCTCTAAGACAATCTTCACAAATCGTAAAAAATCATCTTTGTTGGGAACCGGGCCCCATAGGGTTTTATTTTTTTCCGTTTGGGCCAGTCACTCCGTTTTCCCACGTAGGCGGGCGATTTGGCGATCGCCTAGATTAAATGAATCAACCTATTGAATCGCGGAGAAATCCCTCAATGGCCAGAATGCGTCCAGCTTGGTATTATCAGCGCCAAGCCGATCAGGCAGAAGCGCGAGCAAACTATTTCCGAAACCGTCAACCGCCCCCAGACGGACAGGCTGTTCAATCTCGGGGAGCTGCGACAACCGCCTATTATCGCTCGCTCTTGATTAAAGACGGGACTGAGCACCGAATCTTCAGAACCTCGGTTTATCAAGACACCATCACTCGTCTCCCGCTAGCTGATGCTGGCTTGCTGGCAACTCTACCCGTTGACACAAGCGCGCTCCCCCTTCGTGGATCTGGTGTCAAACCATCCAAAATTCATTGGTACAGCGGAAACGCGGCTCCTACTGTGGTTCGGACGGCATGGAACAGCTCATGGGTTCGTTATTACGATGCAGCCGGACGATCTCACTTCTCCATCCCCTTTTCTGAAACCACTGGAGCATTTGGCCCAGAAGATCTGATGGGACAATTTGAGCTGCTGTTTGGGGAGGGTGGATCCCGCCGGGCATTGATTGGAGCGCAAAATGGACGAGCGTATATTGAGTTCGAACGAGCATCAATCTCCGCCCTATCCTGATGACGATAACGGCGCGCTGGATTTGTTCTTTGCAATTCCAGCGCCGGTAGGCGGATTGAGTCAAGCGGAAGATTTCGCCAGAATGTTTGCACATTCGCGATTAACCCACCGGTTTGTTGCGGGGGAGATCAGCCCGGCTGATTACGCTGACGGACTGGCTGACCTAGGACACGATCCAAACCTGTTGGCAGACCTTTGGGCGGAGGGGATTAGGCTACTGTGAGCGCTTGGACTTTTATTCACAGTGCTGAATTAGTGGCGGAGCCGGTAGACAGTCGCTCCTATCATCCGATTCCGCCCCTGGCGTTGCCAGACTCACTCAACTTTTCTCAAGTTGTGGCCCGTGCTCAATCCGTCACGGCTAAGCCAACGTGGCGGGTTGGATGCAGCCTGATTTTGTCTGTGCCCCTGGAGCTGGGGGAACAGATTCAAAACGTTCAAGGGCATCAGTTCTCGGTGCTGCTTGGACGCTGGCAGGTGCTAGCAGTGCCGCAATGGCTCACGGACTACAGAATTGCGATCGAGGTGCCCTACTGGATCCAAGATCTGACCATTGAGCTATACGGTGCCAATCAGCCAGCGCCGTCCTCGGTGGGGGATGGCGCTAGCTACTCTCGCCAATTCACCGCCGCAGACTTGGAGGATGGCGTCCTAGTGTTGCGGCACAACCTAAACGCCTATCC
Proteins encoded in this region:
- a CDS encoding collagen-like protein, which produces MNWLMGGDRTLPLGFNPGDWENLLDPEPTPGDYDILYTNTVGNMCRDAPPQGLGAEYPSVVGNAANSWMAMAWNGLCECAPPERDREQQCQYYEALALSNGATGQCPQWYQIGTRWKVKRYVRDASEETGWRYLEDREGESRYVVRGPISAPVGPTDQYSSNPFSERFWLFEPDSFSPDAQVAPRPITASYPSRESGNFFAFEFYPPWPGPGFQITSIVPLGTVVLGFDSEGNAIGDPDYILPDTCCAMPPPPPPPPDPPPLPDPIPDPETCTTPECLEDEDTLTIIIIQGTPGPPGEDGIDGQDGQNGVDGAMGPPGPMGPMGPPGEKGEPGDRGLPGEDGSMEDFTITGSITLYPPESEEVPSLEATTAEGSADIQIKLPAPMRSLSAAIDPEAVEPIVARTEETPPGNYVLLLPDDELFIPQLQFIEEGEDAFPIFEMVVEDDVRYLRLRLPGAEDMGLARKIFNLLGGYEWEFDENDRPQRTINPEQLLTLRRDYLYASDGNGDAGNDHSRDDTVYTLPELLEALMAVNHHRLGASQFPIESPESLLSYTDGADLIKHHDLASFQAWFLKQFDAVVGEFPIKIEIEDSDPLQEGNQVQTIELPNLSEAIAELYAIAQMSATSSDLSINFLSRLAAEVIATKNSSLITQDFVRAQADFMGFKGNSVKRKITYNFDPKHLDSLAEFLSESEAYVIGYKNDDPETLVGFLQRLLFSAGIIKAAFMRPSGQTGQVQEQIEAMLTRDAAGNDEGWDEFIQRINTSTSRFNADEQTPQPFIRDRSIDTPEPGDPE